The Desulfovibrionales bacterium genome window below encodes:
- a CDS encoding tetratricopeptide repeat protein, with the protein MRTKKFWFSLVAVMMLICVACSTPEEKKAKHYKKGMELVKENKLDEAIIEFKNALQIDPKYVDGHYQLGLAQLKKGNLRGAFGELNRTVELNPELYDAQIKLGNLYMLGRKLPEAKEKAALVLKKEPDNIDALYLSGNILLAEGKPDETIATLNKIIALDPKQSPAYILLARIYARQKKLDLAEEYLKKAMAADEKAPGPRLTLADFYAHTGRIDQAEAELKKIISLNPKKADYYIILGNFYMATRRPAEAEGTFKKAAQIDPKDPKPFMVLGQYYALQNKFEPALAGFKKASEAKPDNLNIKNAIATLYYDFGKIKEAEKKLEDILDENEKNIPARILKGRIYLKKRDFTNALTEFDGILKEEPRLQDVRYYKALAHIGKGETQLAKNSLVEVVKQSPGLTKARLLLAEIYLGERAVDAAQRELQEAIKIQPGNLQARLLLGDSYMGQKKVKEAQTEYQEAKKIAPRSPAGYYRLGIAYRVMGQNNPALNEFEDALKLNPHLIDALNQVVSIHVAGRDLKKAITRSEEQLKRSPNNPFIYNLLGNLHLADQKVDLAEVNYKKAISISPDFVSPYMALGRLYAATKRTDKAMAEFQEAIKRNPKAITARMSLGVLYESRGKYDAAQKEYREILKINPKFAPAANNLACNLAEHGGNIDEALTLAQMAKEQNPEDPGIADTLGWIYYKKNVVDRAIREFEDAIKKIPNHPTIHYHLGMAYLKKGNKARAKAELNRALSISRAFLEAREAEKALLSTK; encoded by the coding sequence ATGAGAACAAAGAAGTTTTGGTTTTCCCTGGTTGCAGTAATGATGCTGATTTGTGTCGCTTGCAGCACTCCCGAGGAAAAAAAGGCCAAACATTATAAAAAGGGCATGGAGTTGGTTAAGGAAAATAAGCTGGATGAGGCTATTATTGAATTTAAGAACGCCCTCCAGATCGATCCCAAATATGTGGATGGGCACTATCAATTAGGCCTTGCTCAACTCAAAAAGGGGAATCTAAGGGGTGCGTTTGGAGAACTAAACCGAACGGTGGAACTTAATCCTGAGCTTTACGATGCCCAGATTAAACTTGGGAATTTATACATGTTAGGCCGAAAACTGCCGGAGGCAAAGGAAAAGGCCGCCTTAGTCCTAAAAAAGGAGCCTGACAATATTGACGCCCTCTATCTGTCAGGCAACATTCTATTGGCAGAAGGTAAACCTGACGAAACTATTGCCACCCTGAATAAAATTATTGCTCTCGATCCTAAACAGTCCCCGGCCTACATATTACTGGCCAGGATTTATGCAAGGCAGAAGAAATTAGATCTCGCGGAGGAATACCTTAAAAAGGCAATGGCGGCAGATGAAAAAGCGCCTGGCCCCCGGCTCACACTGGCTGATTTTTATGCCCATACCGGACGGATTGACCAGGCAGAAGCCGAATTGAAAAAAATTATCTCCTTAAATCCCAAGAAGGCAGACTATTACATTATACTAGGCAATTTCTATATGGCAACACGCAGGCCGGCAGAGGCTGAGGGTACCTTTAAAAAGGCCGCCCAGATCGATCCCAAGGACCCGAAACCTTTTATGGTCCTGGGACAATATTATGCCTTACAGAATAAATTTGAACCGGCCCTTGCCGGTTTCAAGAAGGCTTCAGAGGCAAAACCGGACAATCTGAATATCAAAAATGCCATAGCCACGCTCTATTATGATTTCGGAAAGATAAAAGAGGCCGAAAAAAAACTAGAAGACATCCTTGACGAAAACGAAAAGAACATCCCGGCCCGGATACTTAAGGGCCGGATTTATCTCAAGAAGAGAGATTTTACCAATGCCTTGACCGAATTTGATGGGATTCTTAAAGAGGAGCCGCGTCTTCAGGACGTCCGCTATTATAAGGCCTTAGCCCATATAGGAAAAGGTGAAACGCAACTGGCCAAAAACAGCCTAGTCGAGGTCGTTAAGCAGTCGCCGGGCCTTACAAAGGCAAGATTGCTACTGGCCGAGATATATCTGGGAGAACGGGCCGTTGATGCTGCGCAAAGGGAATTGCAGGAAGCGATCAAGATTCAGCCGGGAAATCTCCAGGCCAGGCTCCTCCTAGGAGACAGTTATATGGGGCAAAAGAAGGTCAAGGAGGCGCAAACGGAATATCAGGAGGCCAAGAAAATAGCTCCCAGGTCACCGGCAGGTTATTATCGTCTGGGTATAGCTTACCGTGTGATGGGCCAGAATAATCCGGCGTTAAATGAGTTTGAAGACGCCTTAAAGTTAAATCCCCATCTTATTGATGCCTTGAACCAGGTGGTTTCTATTCACGTGGCGGGGAGAGATCTAAAAAAGGCCATAACCCGGTCGGAAGAACAACTTAAACGTTCCCCCAACAATCCTTTTATCTATAACCTGCTCGGCAATCTCCACCTGGCGGATCAGAAGGTTGATCTTGCGGAAGTAAACTACAAGAAGGCGATTAGTATCAGTCCTGACTTTGTCTCTCCGTATATGGCCCTGGGGAGGCTTTATGCAGCCACAAAACGCACAGATAAGGCCATGGCAGAGTTTCAGGAGGCTATAAAAAGGAATCCAAAGGCTATAACCGCCCGCATGAGTCTGGGGGTCTTATATGAATCCCGGGGTAAATATGACGCTGCCCAGAAAGAATATCGGGAAATCTTAAAAATCAATCCGAAATTTGCACCGGCGGCAAATAACCTGGCCTGTAACCTGGCGGAACATGGCGGAAACATAGATGAAGCCCTTACCCTGGCCCAAATGGCCAAAGAGCAGAACCCTGAAGACCCGGGCATCGCTGATACTCTGGGATGGATCTACTATAAGAAAAACGTTGTTGATAGGGCTATAAGAGAGTTTGAAGATGCCATTAAGAAGATTCCTAATCATCCTACCATCCATTATCACTTAGGCATGGCCTATCTGAAGAAAGGAAATAAGGCCCGGGCCAAAGCAGAACTAAATCGGGCACTAAGTATAAGTCGCGCCTTCCTGGAGGCTAGAGAGGCGGAAAAGGCCCTTCTAAGTACAAAATAA
- the rlmB gene encoding 23S rRNA (guanosine(2251)-2'-O)-methyltransferase RlmB → MPDLIWGIHPVQEKLKNNPELVQKILVKYGGQGKARQAIIELARSLSVSVQFEKEEVLEHIVGHSHHQGIVAYIQEISYKTLEDILSYAAPATYGLIMVLDGIVDPQNLGSLIRSGHAAGVQGIVIPKDRSAQVTGTVEKVAAGALTYVPVARVTNIVRALERLKEAGYWVIGTDAGADKTIYETDLKTNVALVIGSEAKGMRPLVRRHCDLMVSIPMSGKVSSLNAAVAGAVILFEIVRQRTAHG, encoded by the coding sequence ATGCCTGATCTGATATGGGGAATACACCCGGTCCAAGAAAAGCTCAAAAACAATCCGGAATTAGTCCAAAAGATCCTGGTTAAGTACGGCGGTCAGGGAAAGGCCAGGCAGGCCATCATAGAACTGGCCCGTTCGCTGTCAGTTAGCGTACAGTTTGAGAAGGAAGAGGTACTGGAACACATTGTCGGCCATAGCCATCATCAGGGTATAGTCGCATATATTCAAGAAATTAGTTACAAAACCTTAGAAGATATATTAAGTTATGCCGCTCCTGCGACATACGGGCTGATAATGGTGTTGGACGGGATAGTTGATCCCCAGAACCTTGGCTCATTAATAAGAAGCGGACACGCTGCCGGGGTTCAAGGCATTGTAATTCCTAAGGACCGGTCTGCACAGGTCACCGGGACAGTAGAAAAGGTGGCCGCCGGCGCGCTCACTTATGTGCCTGTGGCCAGGGTTACAAATATTGTGAGGGCGCTTGAAAGATTAAAAGAGGCCGGATATTGGGTTATCGGCACAGATGCCGGGGCCGATAAGACGATTTATGAGACGGATCTTAAAACTAATGTGGCCTTAGTTATCGGCAGCGAGGCAAAAGGCATGCGTCCTTTGGTCAGAAGGCATTGTGATCTAATGGTCTCTATCCCCATGTCAGGGAAGGTCTCTTCCCTTAATGCCGCGGTGGCCGGAGCCGTGATTCTCTTTGAGATAGTGCGGCAACGAACAGCTCATGGCTGA